From Nicotiana tabacum cultivar K326 chromosome 22, ASM71507v2, whole genome shotgun sequence, one genomic window encodes:
- the LOC107798088 gene encoding putative GTP diphosphokinase RSH1, chloroplastic isoform X2, producing MASATSMSVSIECVNICKSWKGDVSGRFDCSVLSCAWKAPRALTGFLASTTHPSQCSSTPYRYGRRNRLHRCRCYTSDMDERYSDEALQAVPGSRLLLTTSSKWKLCCSLSFSSESCEEISPESLWEGLIPSISYLSYKELELVRKALNLAFEAHDGQKRRSGEPFIIHPVAVAQILGQLVSKLGKIKCKDESHVQDVKADDLRQMFLSMTEEVRVIIVKLADRLHNMRTLSHMPPHKQSGIATETLQVFAPLAKLLGIYQIKSELENLAFMYTNAQDYARVQRRIAELYKEHEKELKEAKRILMKKIEEDQFLDLVTVKTEIHSICTEPYSIYKAVLKSKNSINEVNQIAQLRIIIKPKPCVGVRPLCSAHQICYHVLGLVHGIWTPIPRAMKDYVATPKPNGYQSLHTTVIPFLYESMFRLEVQIRTEEMDLIAERGIAAHYSGKGFVNGLVGHVITNGRSSRGKIVCLNNANIALRIGWLNAIREWQEEFVGNMSSREFVDTITRDLLGSRVFVFTPGGEIKHLPKGATVIDYAYMIHTEIGNKMVAAKVNGNLVSPLHVLANAEVVEIITYNGLSSKSAFERHKEWLQHAKTRSARHKIMKFLREQAALSATEITVDSVKEFAAESEGDSGLEELADYSKETKHSWEKILKNVMETSSASMSTEDIFQLRSTSIQIPKVNGKHNKCMQHMSLKATGETLSQGNGVGKMILANIPRYREVLPGLDGWLASKVATWHNLEGHSVQWLCVVNIDRKGMMADVTSALAAVGISICSCSVETDRGKGMAVELFHIEASLESLVDACARIDMILGVLGWSTGCSWSENKQFLEC from the exons ATGGCTTCTGCTACTTCAATGTCAG tTTCTATTGAATGTGTGAATATATGTAAGTCTTGGAAAGGAGATGTGAGTGGGAGATTCGACTGTAGTGTGCTATCTTGTGCCTGGAAGGCGCCAAGGGCCTTGACTGGGTTCCTTGCCAGCACAACTCATCCTTCTCAGTGTTCCTCTACTCCTTATAGATATGGAAGAAGAAATCGTCTCCACCGATGT AGATGTTATACTTCTGATATGGATGAACGCTACTCTGATGAAGCTCTGCAAGCAGTCCCTGGCTCAAGGCTTCTACTAACTACTTCTAGCAAATGGAAATTATGTTGCTCTTTATCATTTTCTTCAGAGTCTTGTGAAGAGATATCTCCTGAAAGTTTGTGGGAG GGTCTTATACCTTCCATTTCATATCTTTCTTACAAGGAATTGGAATTGGTTCGCAAGGCTTTGAAT CTTGCTTTTGAGGCGCATGATGGTCAAAAGCGTCGTAGTGGAGAGCCCTTTATTATTCACCCAGTTGCAGTTGCACAGATCCTTGGACAGCTT GTATCCAAGCTCGGAAAGATCAAGTGCAAGGATGAAAGCCATGTACAGGATGTCAAAGCTGATGACCTTAGACAGATGTTTCTTTCCATGACGGAGGAG GTTCGtgttataattgtaaaattggctGATAGATTACATAATATGCGCACTCTTTCACATATGCCTCCACACAAGCAG TCTGGCATTGCAACAGAGACGCTGCAGGTTTTTGCTCCTTTGGCAAAACTTCTTGGAATATACCAAATCAAG TCAGAACTTGAAAACTTAGCATTTATGTATACAAATGCTCAAGACTATGCCAGGGTGCAGCGAAGAATTGCAGAACTTTATAAAGAACATGAAAAAGAACTCAAAGAG GCAAAAAGAATATTGATGAAGAAAATAGAGGAAGACCAATTCTTAGATCTCGTGACGGTGAAGACTGAAATTCATTCAATATGCACGGAACCTTACAG CATCTACAAAGCAGTGCTGAAATCTAAGAACTCGATAAACGAAGTGAACCAAATTGCGCAG CTTCGAATTATTATAAAACCAAAGCCTTGTGTTGGAGTTAGGCCCCTTTGCAGTGCACATCAG ATATGCTATCATGTGCTTGGACTTGTACATGGAATTTGGACACCTATCCCGCGGGCT ATGAAAGACTACGTCGCCACTCCAAAGCCTAATGGCTATCAAAGTCTTCATACAACAGTGATCCCATTTCTTTATGAGAGCATGTTTCGTTTGGAAGTTCAG ATAAGAACTGAAGAGATGGACCTGATAGCTGAGAGAGGCATTGCTGCGCATTACAGTGGGAAAGGTTTTGTAAATGGTTTAGTTGGGCATGTTATAACCAATGGTAGAAGTTCACGAGGGAAAATAGTCTGCCTTAACAATGCCAATATTGCTCTCAGG ATTGGCTGGCTGAATGCAATTAGGGAGTGGCAAGAAGAGTTCGTTGGAAACATGAGTTCTAGGGAATTTGTGGACACTATTACCAGAGATCTGTTGGGTAGTCGTGTCTTTGTGTTTACACCCGGAGGAGAG ATAAAACATCTCCCAAAGGGGGCTACCGTCATTGATTACGCGTATATGATACACACTGAAATTGGCAATAAAATGGTGGCCGCAAAG GTGAATGGTAATCTTGTCTCTCCATTGCATGTACTTGCAAACGCAGAAGTCGTAGAGATTATCACCTACAAT GGTCTCTCCAGCAAGTCTGCTTTTGAGAGACATAAAGAGTGGCTTCAACATGCAAAAACTCGTAGTGCCCGGCACAAGATTATGAAA TTCTTGAGAGAGCAAGCTGCATTATCAGCAACTGAAATAACAGTGGATTCGGTAAAGGAATTTGCGGCTGAGTCTGAAGGTGACAGTGGATTGGAAGAATTAGCAGATTATTCTAAGGAAACCAAACATTCATGGGAGAAAATCCTCAAGAATGTTATGGAGACATCATCTGCAAGTATGAGTACTGAAGATATTTTCCAACTCCGTAGTACTAGTATTCAGATTCCCAAGGTAAATGGGAAACATAACAAATGCATGCAGCATATGAGTTTGAAGGCCACAGGGGAGACATTGTCACAAGGAAATGGTGTTGGCAAAATGATACTTGCTAACATACCAAGGTACAGGGAAGTTCTGCCAGGATTGGACGGCTGGCTGGCTAGCAAAGTTGCAACTTGGCATAACCTGGAAGGGCACTCTGTCCAGTGGCTTTGTGTTGTCAACATAGATCGAAAAG GCATGATGGCGGATGTTACTTCAGCATTGGCAGCCGTAGGCATCAGCATATGTTCTTGTTCG GTTGAGACGGATAGAGGGAAGGGAATGGCTGTCGAGCTATTTCATATTGAAGCGAGCCTCGAGAGTTTG GTTGATGCATGTGCAAGGATCGATATGATCCTAGGTGTTTTAGGATGGTCCACGGGTTGCAGCTGGTCAGAGAACAAACAGTTTCTAGAATGCTAG
- the LOC107798088 gene encoding putative GTP diphosphokinase RSH1, chloroplastic isoform X1, with the protein MASATSMSVSIECVNICKSWKGDVSGRFDCSVLSCAWKAPRALTGFLASTTHPSQCSSTPYRYGRRNRLHRCRCYTSDMDERYSDEALQAVPGSRLLLTTSSKWKLCCSLSFSSESCEEISPESLWEGLIPSISYLSYKELELVRKALNLAFEAHDGQKRRSGEPFIIHPVAVAQILGQLELDWESIAAGLLHDTVEDTNVVTFERIEKEFGPTVRRIVEGETKVSKLGKIKCKDESHVQDVKADDLRQMFLSMTEEVRVIIVKLADRLHNMRTLSHMPPHKQSGIATETLQVFAPLAKLLGIYQIKSELENLAFMYTNAQDYARVQRRIAELYKEHEKELKEAKRILMKKIEEDQFLDLVTVKTEIHSICTEPYSIYKAVLKSKNSINEVNQIAQLRIIIKPKPCVGVRPLCSAHQICYHVLGLVHGIWTPIPRAMKDYVATPKPNGYQSLHTTVIPFLYESMFRLEVQIRTEEMDLIAERGIAAHYSGKGFVNGLVGHVITNGRSSRGKIVCLNNANIALRIGWLNAIREWQEEFVGNMSSREFVDTITRDLLGSRVFVFTPGGEIKHLPKGATVIDYAYMIHTEIGNKMVAAKVNGNLVSPLHVLANAEVVEIITYNGLSSKSAFERHKEWLQHAKTRSARHKIMKFLREQAALSATEITVDSVKEFAAESEGDSGLEELADYSKETKHSWEKILKNVMETSSASMSTEDIFQLRSTSIQIPKVNGKHNKCMQHMSLKATGETLSQGNGVGKMILANIPRYREVLPGLDGWLASKVATWHNLEGHSVQWLCVVNIDRKGMMADVTSALAAVGISICSCSVETDRGKGMAVELFHIEASLESLVDACARIDMILGVLGWSTGCSWSENKQFLEC; encoded by the exons ATGGCTTCTGCTACTTCAATGTCAG tTTCTATTGAATGTGTGAATATATGTAAGTCTTGGAAAGGAGATGTGAGTGGGAGATTCGACTGTAGTGTGCTATCTTGTGCCTGGAAGGCGCCAAGGGCCTTGACTGGGTTCCTTGCCAGCACAACTCATCCTTCTCAGTGTTCCTCTACTCCTTATAGATATGGAAGAAGAAATCGTCTCCACCGATGT AGATGTTATACTTCTGATATGGATGAACGCTACTCTGATGAAGCTCTGCAAGCAGTCCCTGGCTCAAGGCTTCTACTAACTACTTCTAGCAAATGGAAATTATGTTGCTCTTTATCATTTTCTTCAGAGTCTTGTGAAGAGATATCTCCTGAAAGTTTGTGGGAG GGTCTTATACCTTCCATTTCATATCTTTCTTACAAGGAATTGGAATTGGTTCGCAAGGCTTTGAAT CTTGCTTTTGAGGCGCATGATGGTCAAAAGCGTCGTAGTGGAGAGCCCTTTATTATTCACCCAGTTGCAGTTGCACAGATCCTTGGACAGCTT gaattGGATTGGGAGTCAATTGCTGCTGGGTTATTACATGATACTGTGGAAGATACAAATGTAGTTACTTTTGAAAGAATAGAGAAGGAATTTGGTCCGACAGTTCGGCGTATTGTTGAAGGGGAGACTAAG GTATCCAAGCTCGGAAAGATCAAGTGCAAGGATGAAAGCCATGTACAGGATGTCAAAGCTGATGACCTTAGACAGATGTTTCTTTCCATGACGGAGGAG GTTCGtgttataattgtaaaattggctGATAGATTACATAATATGCGCACTCTTTCACATATGCCTCCACACAAGCAG TCTGGCATTGCAACAGAGACGCTGCAGGTTTTTGCTCCTTTGGCAAAACTTCTTGGAATATACCAAATCAAG TCAGAACTTGAAAACTTAGCATTTATGTATACAAATGCTCAAGACTATGCCAGGGTGCAGCGAAGAATTGCAGAACTTTATAAAGAACATGAAAAAGAACTCAAAGAG GCAAAAAGAATATTGATGAAGAAAATAGAGGAAGACCAATTCTTAGATCTCGTGACGGTGAAGACTGAAATTCATTCAATATGCACGGAACCTTACAG CATCTACAAAGCAGTGCTGAAATCTAAGAACTCGATAAACGAAGTGAACCAAATTGCGCAG CTTCGAATTATTATAAAACCAAAGCCTTGTGTTGGAGTTAGGCCCCTTTGCAGTGCACATCAG ATATGCTATCATGTGCTTGGACTTGTACATGGAATTTGGACACCTATCCCGCGGGCT ATGAAAGACTACGTCGCCACTCCAAAGCCTAATGGCTATCAAAGTCTTCATACAACAGTGATCCCATTTCTTTATGAGAGCATGTTTCGTTTGGAAGTTCAG ATAAGAACTGAAGAGATGGACCTGATAGCTGAGAGAGGCATTGCTGCGCATTACAGTGGGAAAGGTTTTGTAAATGGTTTAGTTGGGCATGTTATAACCAATGGTAGAAGTTCACGAGGGAAAATAGTCTGCCTTAACAATGCCAATATTGCTCTCAGG ATTGGCTGGCTGAATGCAATTAGGGAGTGGCAAGAAGAGTTCGTTGGAAACATGAGTTCTAGGGAATTTGTGGACACTATTACCAGAGATCTGTTGGGTAGTCGTGTCTTTGTGTTTACACCCGGAGGAGAG ATAAAACATCTCCCAAAGGGGGCTACCGTCATTGATTACGCGTATATGATACACACTGAAATTGGCAATAAAATGGTGGCCGCAAAG GTGAATGGTAATCTTGTCTCTCCATTGCATGTACTTGCAAACGCAGAAGTCGTAGAGATTATCACCTACAAT GGTCTCTCCAGCAAGTCTGCTTTTGAGAGACATAAAGAGTGGCTTCAACATGCAAAAACTCGTAGTGCCCGGCACAAGATTATGAAA TTCTTGAGAGAGCAAGCTGCATTATCAGCAACTGAAATAACAGTGGATTCGGTAAAGGAATTTGCGGCTGAGTCTGAAGGTGACAGTGGATTGGAAGAATTAGCAGATTATTCTAAGGAAACCAAACATTCATGGGAGAAAATCCTCAAGAATGTTATGGAGACATCATCTGCAAGTATGAGTACTGAAGATATTTTCCAACTCCGTAGTACTAGTATTCAGATTCCCAAGGTAAATGGGAAACATAACAAATGCATGCAGCATATGAGTTTGAAGGCCACAGGGGAGACATTGTCACAAGGAAATGGTGTTGGCAAAATGATACTTGCTAACATACCAAGGTACAGGGAAGTTCTGCCAGGATTGGACGGCTGGCTGGCTAGCAAAGTTGCAACTTGGCATAACCTGGAAGGGCACTCTGTCCAGTGGCTTTGTGTTGTCAACATAGATCGAAAAG GCATGATGGCGGATGTTACTTCAGCATTGGCAGCCGTAGGCATCAGCATATGTTCTTGTTCG GTTGAGACGGATAGAGGGAAGGGAATGGCTGTCGAGCTATTTCATATTGAAGCGAGCCTCGAGAGTTTG GTTGATGCATGTGCAAGGATCGATATGATCCTAGGTGTTTTAGGATGGTCCACGGGTTGCAGCTGGTCAGAGAACAAACAGTTTCTAGAATGCTAG
- the LOC107798088 gene encoding putative GTP diphosphokinase RSH1, chloroplastic isoform X3 — MKMGVLVANTWIGCQFWTVSSFSRPFSPERCYTSDMDERYSDEALQAVPGSRLLLTTSSKWKLCCSLSFSSESCEEISPESLWEGLIPSISYLSYKELELVRKALNLAFEAHDGQKRRSGEPFIIHPVAVAQILGQLELDWESIAAGLLHDTVEDTNVVTFERIEKEFGPTVRRIVEGETKVSKLGKIKCKDESHVQDVKADDLRQMFLSMTEEVRVIIVKLADRLHNMRTLSHMPPHKQSGIATETLQVFAPLAKLLGIYQIKSELENLAFMYTNAQDYARVQRRIAELYKEHEKELKEAKRILMKKIEEDQFLDLVTVKTEIHSICTEPYSIYKAVLKSKNSINEVNQIAQLRIIIKPKPCVGVRPLCSAHQICYHVLGLVHGIWTPIPRAMKDYVATPKPNGYQSLHTTVIPFLYESMFRLEVQIRTEEMDLIAERGIAAHYSGKGFVNGLVGHVITNGRSSRGKIVCLNNANIALRIGWLNAIREWQEEFVGNMSSREFVDTITRDLLGSRVFVFTPGGEIKHLPKGATVIDYAYMIHTEIGNKMVAAKVNGNLVSPLHVLANAEVVEIITYNGLSSKSAFERHKEWLQHAKTRSARHKIMKFLREQAALSATEITVDSVKEFAAESEGDSGLEELADYSKETKHSWEKILKNVMETSSASMSTEDIFQLRSTSIQIPKVNGKHNKCMQHMSLKATGETLSQGNGVGKMILANIPRYREVLPGLDGWLASKVATWHNLEGHSVQWLCVVNIDRKGMMADVTSALAAVGISICSCSVETDRGKGMAVELFHIEASLESLVDACARIDMILGVLGWSTGCSWSENKQFLEC; from the exons atgaaaatgggTGTTCTGGTGGCAAATACATGGATAGGCTGTCAATTTTGGACTGTATCAAGTTTCTCGAGACCCTTTTCTCCTGAG AGATGTTATACTTCTGATATGGATGAACGCTACTCTGATGAAGCTCTGCAAGCAGTCCCTGGCTCAAGGCTTCTACTAACTACTTCTAGCAAATGGAAATTATGTTGCTCTTTATCATTTTCTTCAGAGTCTTGTGAAGAGATATCTCCTGAAAGTTTGTGGGAG GGTCTTATACCTTCCATTTCATATCTTTCTTACAAGGAATTGGAATTGGTTCGCAAGGCTTTGAAT CTTGCTTTTGAGGCGCATGATGGTCAAAAGCGTCGTAGTGGAGAGCCCTTTATTATTCACCCAGTTGCAGTTGCACAGATCCTTGGACAGCTT gaattGGATTGGGAGTCAATTGCTGCTGGGTTATTACATGATACTGTGGAAGATACAAATGTAGTTACTTTTGAAAGAATAGAGAAGGAATTTGGTCCGACAGTTCGGCGTATTGTTGAAGGGGAGACTAAG GTATCCAAGCTCGGAAAGATCAAGTGCAAGGATGAAAGCCATGTACAGGATGTCAAAGCTGATGACCTTAGACAGATGTTTCTTTCCATGACGGAGGAG GTTCGtgttataattgtaaaattggctGATAGATTACATAATATGCGCACTCTTTCACATATGCCTCCACACAAGCAG TCTGGCATTGCAACAGAGACGCTGCAGGTTTTTGCTCCTTTGGCAAAACTTCTTGGAATATACCAAATCAAG TCAGAACTTGAAAACTTAGCATTTATGTATACAAATGCTCAAGACTATGCCAGGGTGCAGCGAAGAATTGCAGAACTTTATAAAGAACATGAAAAAGAACTCAAAGAG GCAAAAAGAATATTGATGAAGAAAATAGAGGAAGACCAATTCTTAGATCTCGTGACGGTGAAGACTGAAATTCATTCAATATGCACGGAACCTTACAG CATCTACAAAGCAGTGCTGAAATCTAAGAACTCGATAAACGAAGTGAACCAAATTGCGCAG CTTCGAATTATTATAAAACCAAAGCCTTGTGTTGGAGTTAGGCCCCTTTGCAGTGCACATCAG ATATGCTATCATGTGCTTGGACTTGTACATGGAATTTGGACACCTATCCCGCGGGCT ATGAAAGACTACGTCGCCACTCCAAAGCCTAATGGCTATCAAAGTCTTCATACAACAGTGATCCCATTTCTTTATGAGAGCATGTTTCGTTTGGAAGTTCAG ATAAGAACTGAAGAGATGGACCTGATAGCTGAGAGAGGCATTGCTGCGCATTACAGTGGGAAAGGTTTTGTAAATGGTTTAGTTGGGCATGTTATAACCAATGGTAGAAGTTCACGAGGGAAAATAGTCTGCCTTAACAATGCCAATATTGCTCTCAGG ATTGGCTGGCTGAATGCAATTAGGGAGTGGCAAGAAGAGTTCGTTGGAAACATGAGTTCTAGGGAATTTGTGGACACTATTACCAGAGATCTGTTGGGTAGTCGTGTCTTTGTGTTTACACCCGGAGGAGAG ATAAAACATCTCCCAAAGGGGGCTACCGTCATTGATTACGCGTATATGATACACACTGAAATTGGCAATAAAATGGTGGCCGCAAAG GTGAATGGTAATCTTGTCTCTCCATTGCATGTACTTGCAAACGCAGAAGTCGTAGAGATTATCACCTACAAT GGTCTCTCCAGCAAGTCTGCTTTTGAGAGACATAAAGAGTGGCTTCAACATGCAAAAACTCGTAGTGCCCGGCACAAGATTATGAAA TTCTTGAGAGAGCAAGCTGCATTATCAGCAACTGAAATAACAGTGGATTCGGTAAAGGAATTTGCGGCTGAGTCTGAAGGTGACAGTGGATTGGAAGAATTAGCAGATTATTCTAAGGAAACCAAACATTCATGGGAGAAAATCCTCAAGAATGTTATGGAGACATCATCTGCAAGTATGAGTACTGAAGATATTTTCCAACTCCGTAGTACTAGTATTCAGATTCCCAAGGTAAATGGGAAACATAACAAATGCATGCAGCATATGAGTTTGAAGGCCACAGGGGAGACATTGTCACAAGGAAATGGTGTTGGCAAAATGATACTTGCTAACATACCAAGGTACAGGGAAGTTCTGCCAGGATTGGACGGCTGGCTGGCTAGCAAAGTTGCAACTTGGCATAACCTGGAAGGGCACTCTGTCCAGTGGCTTTGTGTTGTCAACATAGATCGAAAAG GCATGATGGCGGATGTTACTTCAGCATTGGCAGCCGTAGGCATCAGCATATGTTCTTGTTCG GTTGAGACGGATAGAGGGAAGGGAATGGCTGTCGAGCTATTTCATATTGAAGCGAGCCTCGAGAGTTTG GTTGATGCATGTGCAAGGATCGATATGATCCTAGGTGTTTTAGGATGGTCCACGGGTTGCAGCTGGTCAGAGAACAAACAGTTTCTAGAATGCTAG